CCGACCGTGCCGAGCTTGTTTTTGCCGGGCAGCGTGACCGTGGCGACCGGGCTCGTCTCGGTCAGCCCGTAACCCTGATAGATGTCGATGCCGAGGCCGTTGAAAAACGCCATCAGGTCGGGCGAGAGCGGCCCGCCGCCGCCGTAGGCCACGCGGATGCGGTCGAGCCCCGCCTTTTCTTTCACCTTGGTCAGCACGATCTGCGCGGCCTTGTATTCGAGCGACAGGAAACCCGGCACGCGCTTGCCCTCGTTGCGGTAGCGGAACACTTCGAGCCCGATCTTGTGCGCGCTCCAGAAGAGTTTGCGCGCGGCCTCGGGACGCGACTTCAGGATCGAGAGCACGCGCATGTAGAGCTTTTCGTACAGGCGCGGCACGGACATCAGCACCGTCGGGCGAATCGCGGCGAGCGCCTCGCGCATGCTGTCGGGGTCGAGCCCCTCGCTCATGCCCAAAACGCCGCCGACCTCGAGGCAACCGAGGAAATCGGCGGTGAATCCGAACGAATGCGAGAGAGGCAGGTGCGAGAGCCACGTGTCCTTGCCCGTCAGGTCGAACAGATCCTTGACCCCGCGCTGGGACATGAAATTGGAGTGCGTGAGCATGACGCCCTTGGGAACGCCGGTGGTGCCCGAGGTGTAGATGATCGCGGAAAGGTCGTCGCCGGTGACCGCCTTCACGCGCTCGACGATAGCCTTGTCGTCAAACCCGTCGGCTCCCTGTTTGACGAGGGTGTCGAAGGAAATGAACGCGCCGCCCGGGTCGTCGGCCACGGGCAAAAAAGAGATGATGTGTTCGAGCTTTTTGCAGTCCTTTTTGAACTCCAGCGCCTTTTTGCGGTGGTCCTCGTCGCCGACGAAGATCACCTTGGCGTCGGAATGGTTCACGACATAGCCCGCTTCCTTGGCCGTGAGCGTCGGGTACACCGGCACGAGCGTCGCGCCGATCGTCTGAATCGCCACCGTCGCGAAAATCCACTGCGGGCGGTTCGGCGAAAAAATCGCGACGTGATCGCCTTTGTTCACGCCCATCTTCACGAGGCCGAACGCGGCGTGCTCGGCGAGCTTTCGGCATTCGCCCCGGGTCATCGGGTGGAAGGTGTCGGTCAACACCCCGTTTTTTCGCCGCGAGATGATCTGCGTGACGGAGGGATCGTCGGTGCGCCGGTTGTGCAGGACGGCGGCCAGGGACACTTCGGGCAGCATGGGGCCGGTCACGGGGACTCTCCTGGATCGAATTGGCGATGAGCAAACGCGCGCGTTGCGGATGCTCGAATTTCGCCGGATTCGCCGCGAAAGGCAAGACGGAAGACCGGGCGGTGCGACCTCGATCGGCGTACGGATCGGGCGCGCGAAACGTATCACGAAGCAAGCCATTAAATGGACATTGACGTATACTAATAAAGGTCGACAATGATTGGACCCATTCCACGGGCTGTCCGGAGGGACCGATGAAGACTCTGTCCATGCTTCTGGCATTGGCGTGCGCGGCATGTTTCGCCGTCACCGCGGTCGCGATCGGATGCGCGGGTGATGACGATGACGACGACTCCGCGGCCGACGACGATGACGCCACGGGCGACGACGACGACGCGGGATGCACGCAGCAGACGCTCTGCGAATACGCCGTCGAGTGCGGATACTTCGGTTCGGTCGAGGAATGCGTGTCGGCCTCGGAAGGCTGCGCGAATCTCGCCGCCCAGACCGAGTGCTCCTGCGCGTGTCTCGACGCGGCAGACGAAGCATGCAGCGACGATGCGTACCAGTGCGGCGGAGCGTGCGTCGAGGCGAACTGCCCGTAAGCGGAGTTGGCGAAGTTGCGTTCGCGGCGACCGGTCGTTAGAATCCGCCGCGTCATGAACGCACGCACCCCCATGCGGCTCTCGCGCCGCTTTGCCGTGGTCGCCATCTGCCTGTCCGGGCTCGCGCTCGCCGCGTGCTCGAAGGCGGGTTTTCAGACGAGCGACGTCTATCGCAAGGGCAAGGACGCGATCGTCCTAACCTGGGAGACGGACGCGAACGGTCGCGTCGTGCCCAAGGGATTTTCGCATCCCGCGACCGTCGAACCGGCGAAACTCGCCGCGATCCTCGCCGACCTGACCTACAGCGAGCACGCGTTTTTCAAGTGGCGCGAGCGCGATCGCGTGTTCGACGAAGACGAGGTGAAAAAGCTCGCCAAGTCGATGGCGAAGGCGCTTTCGACCTGTAACGCCGACCAGTGGGTGGGCTTCGACGTCACGTCGTACAAGCGGGATCTCGTCTTCAAGTCGCGCAAGCTCACGAGCGGCTGGGCGTGGGTCAAGGACGACCGCCTCCACCTCGTGCTCGGCAACTTCCTGTTCGAACTGTCGAACGAGGATCAGCCGTATTCGGGCGATCCGCGCGCGCGGTATTCGCTCGGCACCTTTCGGCTCGATCCGGGACCGCACAACGCCCCGCCCGCGATCGTCGCCGACGATCCGTATCTGAAAAAAGAACACACGAACTGGACCGTCGTGACGCTGACAAACTGGGCGCCGAAACCCCGCCCCGAAGAGGACGAGGACGACGCCGGGACCACGCCGCCGTCCACGCCGCCCGCGCCGGTTCCGGCCGCCGCCCCGCCGCCCACTCCCGCGGAACCGGCAGCTCCGCCGCCCGCCGAAACGCGATCGGTCGAGGAACGGTTGCAGGAACTCAAGGCCCTGCTCGACAAGGGGCTCATCACGCCCGAGGAATACGAGAAAAAACGCGCCGAAATCCTCGGCGCGATCTGACAGTTCCCGGCCGGGAAAGGATCCGGATGCTCACCCACTACACGCATCGCCCCACATTCGCGCTGATCGACCTCGACGCGCTGGAGCACAACTACCTCGCGATCAAGGACCGGCTTGGTCCCGACGTGCGCATTCTGTCGGTGATGAAGGCCGACGCGTACGGCCACGGCTCTGTGGCGCTCGCGGCGAATCTGGAGCGGCTCGGCGTGGCGGCCTTCGGCGTGGCGTTTTGCGAAGAGGGCGTGCGTCTGCGCGAGGGCGGCATCACGCGGCCGATTCTGGTGATGGGAGGCATTTACTGGGGCGAGGCCATGAAGGCCCACTACTACAACCTCACGCCGGTCATCATCAGCCGCGAAAACGCGCTCGCCACGATCGCGCAGGCCCGCGATGCGGGAATTTCTTTCGGCGTGCACGTCAAGATCGACACGGGCATGAACCGCATCGGTGTGCAACCGGAGGAGGCCGTCGAGGTCTCGCGCTTGATCCGCGAGTCGGGCGTGCTCCAGATCGACGGCTATCTCACGCACCTGTCTGGCGTGATGCCGAGCCTCGACGACCAGTACTGGAAACAGGCGACGGCCTTTCGCGACGCGGTGCAGAATTTGGAAGACGAGGATCTCGACGCGCCGTGGAAGCACCTGGCCGCGAGCGCCGCGTCGATGGCCGCGCCGCGTCCGCCGTTCAACATGGTGCGCATCGGCATCGCCATGCTCGGGGCGTTTCCCAATCCGAATTTCCGCGGCATGCTCGATCTCCAGCCGGTGCTGACCCTGCGCACGCAGATCGCCCACCTCAAGACGATTCCGGTGGGCGCGCGCGTCAGTTACGGCGGGTTGTGGGAGGCGCAGCGGCCGTCGGTGATCGCGACGATTCCCATGGGCTACGCCGACGGGCTCAACCGCCGGCAGAGCAACAAGGGCCACGCGCTGGTGCGCGGGGTGCGCGCGCCGATCACGGGTGCGGTCTGCATGGACATGGCGATGCTCGACGTGACCGACGTGCCCGGGGTGTCGCTCGGCGACGAGGTGGTGCTGATCGGCGCGCAGGGCAACGAGCGAATCACGGTGGAGGAAGTGGCGGACGTGGTGGGCACGAGCGCCTACGAGATCTTCACGAACATCAACTACCGCGTCGCGCGCATTTATCGGAAAGCGCAGCCGACGACGTAGCGCGGGGACGATGCCCGTATTCGCCCTCATCGGCGGCTATCTCATCTCGGCGGTGACCGAGCTCGGCGCGGTCATGCGGCTGTTCGGCCAAGCTCTGCTCTGGTCGGTGCAGCGCCCGTTTCGCCACGAACAGCTCTTCATCCAGCTCGAATTCATCGGCGTCGCCTCGGTCTGGATCATTCTGCTCACGAGCTTTTTCACGGGCGCGGTCATGGCCCTGCAATCGAGTTACGCGTTCGGGATTTTCGATGCGAACTCGATGGTCGGCCCCGCGGTCGCTCTCGCCATCACCCGGGAACTCGGGCCCGTCATGACCGCGCTGATGATTTCGGGGCGGTGCGGCAGCGCCATGGCCGCCGAGATCGGCACGATGCGCGTGACCGAGCAAATCGACGCGCTCACCACGATGGCCGTGAATCCCGTGCAATACCTCGTGCTGCCGCGCATGATCGCCGCGGTCATCATGATGCCGCTGCTCGCCGTGGTCTTCGATTTCATCGGCACGGTCGGCGCGTGGATCGTCTCGACGTTCCTGCTCGACATCTCGTCCACGCTTTTTTACGAGATGGTCATCTCGTACGTGGATGTCGACGACTTCTCGAACGGACTCGTCAAGGCTGCGTTCTTCGGCCTCATCATCGCGCTCGTGAGCTGTTACAAAGGGTTTAACACGACGCGCGGCGCCAAAGGCGTCGGCATCGCCACCACCGAGTCCGTCGTGCTCTCGTCGGTGTGGGTGCTCGTTTCCGACTACTTCCTCACGGCGATTCTGTTTTAGGGCGGCACGGATATGACTCGCGGATCGATCTTTGCGTTGATGTTCGGGTGCGTCGCGACGTTCGTTTTCTTCGCGGGGTGCGGGTCATCGGGCGGCGGCGACGACGATACCGCAACGCCGGACGTCGGCCTCGCGGATGACGATGCGACGGACGACGACGTCGGCGACGACGACGATTCGAACGAAGATGACGATTCTACCGATGATGATGACACCGGCGATGATGACACGGGGGATGACGATCTCACGGACGACGATTCGGATGACGACGACACCACCGATGATGACGCGGCGGACGACGATTCAACTGATGACGATACGGGCGATGACGACTCGACGGACGACGATACGTCGGATGATGACATTACCGATGACGACACCGGTGACGATGATACGGCAGACGACGACACGGGAGACGGCGTCGAGCGCGTGGTGATCGCGGGCGATAGTTGGTCGTCGGGATTCATCCAGGCGACGATCGACGAATTCGCGGAGCGCGGCTACAGCGACACCGTGGTGTCGTGGGAACTCACCTCGCTGCCCGGATCCACCGCCGAGGATTGGGCCGACAACGACGACGGCCGGCTCGACACCTTGGAAGCAGTCCTGGACATGGACCCGCCGGCGGAACTGCTTCTCCTTTGCGTCAGCGGCAACGATGTGCACGAGATGATCGACGACGGCTACGACGGCTGGCCGGGCTTCCTGCGGGACTGGCGCAAACAGTCCATCGTGGACGACACGCTGCACATCGTGGATACCGCGCTCGCGGGGCGGCCGAATCTGCACGTGGTGCTGATCGGCTACGACTTTCTTCATTACGAATTCAACGACTTCGCGTACGGCATGGGCGATCTGTCGACCGACGAATACAACTTGATCTTCGCCGAGATCGGATTGCAGGAACTCCTGGAGACTTTGACGCGGCCGCGTTTTCATTACGCGCACAACTTCGGATGGCTGCAGTACGCCGTCGGTGACGTCCCGCATCCGCCGTTCCTGCTCCCGCTGTTCCCGTACGACCCGGCGACCGTGCCCGCGCCGGGCACCGCCGCGACGGGCTACTTGCCCTTCCCCGGTGGAAACTTTCTGCTGCCCGGGCCGCTCGACTGGATTCCCGACGGGGTGCATCCCACCGCCGGGGGATTCCGACTGCTGTTCGAGCACACGATGGATCAGGGGCTCGAAAACCTCATGAACGGGCAGCCGTGGAACTGAGCGGGCGCGCGGAATCGTCGACGCGCTCTCGTTTCGGAAGAACGAGCGGAACGATCAGCGCGAGGATCATGAATCCGCTTGCGAGAATCGGCCACTGATAACCGTAACGTTCGCCGATCGGTCCCGTGACGAGCGAGCCCGTGACGAGCCCCGCCATCGCCGCGAGATTCACGAACCCCGTGTTTCCGCCCGCGCGCTCGACGTGAAACAACCGCGCGAGGCCGAGGTAGAGCACCACCACGATCAGGCCGTCGCCCGCGCCGTGAATCATGCGGAACGCCGCCGACACGAGCGGCCCGGTCACCGACATGCCGATATGCCCGACTCCCGAGAGCGCGAGCCCCGCGACGGCAAAGCGCCGCACCGCGCCGTTCAGTAGCGCGACGCGACGCGAGAGCAGCACGGCGAGCGTCGCGACGATCGCGGCGAATTCACCCGTCATGTACCAGCCGATCTGGATCAACGACAGCCCGAGGTTTTCGCGCAGGAACAATCCGTAACAGGTGTATTCGGCGCCCCAGTGCGTGGCGAACAAAAAGAACCAGCCGGCGAACAAGATGACATTGGGTCTACTGATGTCGGCGCGGTAATCGGCGAGACGCACCCTCGCCACGCGCACGGGCACCAGCGCGAACGCCGAGAACGCCAGCGCCGCGCACACGATCGCCATGGCGATGAGCGCCCCGCGAAAGTCGATGCTCACGAGCACGTATCCCGCTCCCGCGGTGCCAATGGCGAGGCCGCCGAAGCGCACGAACTGGTACAGCAGCGCGCGGCGCTCGACCCCCGCGCCCTGATCGGTCTTGAGGAGCTGCACGTCGAGGCTGATGCGATACAGATTGAACCCCACCGCCCATCCGAAAAAAACGAGCAGATAGACGGGGAACGAACGCACCGTGGCGAGCGCGGCGAAGGCAAGCGCCTGCACGACGAGGCTCACCGCCACGAGGCTGCGGCTCGTCACGCGGTCGTTGCCGAGGCCGGCGGGCAGCACGGCGAGCACGCCCGCGATTGCCTGCGCCGCGAATAGCGCGCCGATCTGCGTGCCCGAAAAGCCGAGTTGTTCGCGAAAATACAGCGGCAAAAAGAAGTTCGCCGCCGAGGTGCCCAGCGAAAAAAAGCCGTTGATGACGGCCGGCGCATAGTCGCCGCGAACGGAAAAGGGGCGATGCAAGGGTTCCTCGCGCTGCGGGCGAAGGCATCCGGCGCGCGGCGCGGGGGGACTATCCGGATTTCCCC
This genomic window from Deltaproteobacteria bacterium contains:
- a CDS encoding long-chain fatty acid--CoA ligase; amino-acid sequence: MTGPMLPEVSLAAVLHNRRTDDPSVTQIISRRKNGVLTDTFHPMTRGECRKLAEHAAFGLVKMGVNKGDHVAIFSPNRPQWIFATVAIQTIGATLVPVYPTLTAKEAGYVVNHSDAKVIFVGDEDHRKKALEFKKDCKKLEHIISFLPVADDPGGAFISFDTLVKQGADGFDDKAIVERVKAVTGDDLSAIIYTSGTTGVPKGVMLTHSNFMSQRGVKDLFDLTGKDTWLSHLPLSHSFGFTADFLGCLEVGGVLGMSEGLDPDSMREALAAIRPTVLMSVPRLYEKLYMRVLSILKSRPEAARKLFWSAHKIGLEVFRYRNEGKRVPGFLSLEYKAAQIVLTKVKEKAGLDRIRVAYGGGGPLSPDLMAFFNGLGIDIYQGYGLTETSPVATVTLPGKNKLGTVGPPIENVHIKLDNDGEILIKGPNVMKGYYKDDKATAEVMTADGYFRSGDIGRFDDHGRLMITDRKKELIITSAGKNIGPLGIETAFNIDPYVERVILIGDNRNYLTALIGPDFHALEHWAKEQNLSWSSHADLVRKPQVVRLMQERVDIVNKDLAKFETIKKFTIVDHEFSEDNGVLTPSQKVKRRVVHEKYKDLIEKMYAGGE
- a CDS encoding SHOCT domain-containing protein yields the protein MNARTPMRLSRRFAVVAICLSGLALAACSKAGFQTSDVYRKGKDAIVLTWETDANGRVVPKGFSHPATVEPAKLAAILADLTYSEHAFFKWRERDRVFDEDEVKKLAKSMAKALSTCNADQWVGFDVTSYKRDLVFKSRKLTSGWAWVKDDRLHLVLGNFLFELSNEDQPYSGDPRARYSLGTFRLDPGPHNAPPAIVADDPYLKKEHTNWTVVTLTNWAPKPRPEEDEDDAGTTPPSTPPAPVPAAAPPPTPAEPAAPPPAETRSVEERLQELKALLDKGLITPEEYEKKRAEILGAI
- the alr gene encoding alanine racemase produces the protein MLTHYTHRPTFALIDLDALEHNYLAIKDRLGPDVRILSVMKADAYGHGSVALAANLERLGVAAFGVAFCEEGVRLREGGITRPILVMGGIYWGEAMKAHYYNLTPVIISRENALATIAQARDAGISFGVHVKIDTGMNRIGVQPEEAVEVSRLIRESGVLQIDGYLTHLSGVMPSLDDQYWKQATAFRDAVQNLEDEDLDAPWKHLAASAASMAAPRPPFNMVRIGIAMLGAFPNPNFRGMLDLQPVLTLRTQIAHLKTIPVGARVSYGGLWEAQRPSVIATIPMGYADGLNRRQSNKGHALVRGVRAPITGAVCMDMAMLDVTDVPGVSLGDEVVLIGAQGNERITVEEVADVVGTSAYEIFTNINYRVARIYRKAQPTT
- a CDS encoding ABC transporter permease, which encodes MPVFALIGGYLISAVTELGAVMRLFGQALLWSVQRPFRHEQLFIQLEFIGVASVWIILLTSFFTGAVMALQSSYAFGIFDANSMVGPAVALAITRELGPVMTALMISGRCGSAMAAEIGTMRVTEQIDALTTMAVNPVQYLVLPRMIAAVIMMPLLAVVFDFIGTVGAWIVSTFLLDISSTLFYEMVISYVDVDDFSNGLVKAAFFGLIIALVSCYKGFNTTRGAKGVGIATTESVVLSSVWVLVSDYFLTAILF
- a CDS encoding MFS transporter; the encoded protein is MHRPFSVRGDYAPAVINGFFSLGTSAANFFLPLYFREQLGFSGTQIGALFAAQAIAGVLAVLPAGLGNDRVTSRSLVAVSLVVQALAFAALATVRSFPVYLLVFFGWAVGFNLYRISLDVQLLKTDQGAGVERRALLYQFVRFGGLAIGTAGAGYVLVSIDFRGALIAMAIVCAALAFSAFALVPVRVARVRLADYRADISRPNVILFAGWFFLFATHWGAEYTCYGLFLRENLGLSLIQIGWYMTGEFAAIVATLAVLLSRRVALLNGAVRRFAVAGLALSGVGHIGMSVTGPLVSAAFRMIHGAGDGLIVVVLYLGLARLFHVERAGGNTGFVNLAAMAGLVTGSLVTGPIGERYGYQWPILASGFMILALIVPLVLPKRERVDDSARPLSSTAARS